The Linepithema humile isolate Giens D197 chromosome 2, Lhum_UNIL_v1.0, whole genome shotgun sequence genome has a segment encoding these proteins:
- the LOC105667772 gene encoding general odorant-binding protein 72, with translation MKYCKMCTGLLICVIMVAFVAVNQADAAMTMEQIQKTAMTMRNTCTTKSHADAGAVAAIQNGEFPDDNQLLKCYTLCVMKTMRTFKNGRVDDGMLTKQVDLMLPPDLSVPMKATAIKCAAEPPAGDDCATAYQFVKCSYQTDPNHFFFP, from the exons ATGAAATACTGTAAAATGTGCACTGGTCTACTAATTTGCGTGATTATGGTAGCGTTCGTCGCAGTAAATCAGGCAGATGCT gCGATGACGATGGAGCAAATTCAGAAGACTGCGATGACAATGCGGAACACATGCACGACAAAATCTCATGCGGACGCTG GAGCTGTCGCAGCAATACAGAATGGTGAATTCCCCGAtgataatcaattattaaaatgctaCACGCTTTGCGTAATGAAAACTATGCGAact ttCAAGAATGGACGCGTAGATGATGGCATGCTGACTAAACAAGTGGATCTAATGCTGCCTCCCGATTTGTCGGTACCTATGAAAGCAACTGCGATTAAATGTGCGGCCGAGC CTCCCGCTGGCGATGATTGTGCAACAGCTTATCAATTTGTGAAATGCAGCTATCAGACAGATCCAAATCACTTCTTTTTCCCTTAA
- the LOC105667774 gene encoding uncharacterized protein: MRTVIVILFVSFVLAVNLRSAESRRMTFEEIKEALQPVKKHCIERVGTDIKLIDNANKGKFVPDRKLQCYYKCMLLNTKAMKDDKIIEQAFKNNVKLLLLEQFVEPVTKAIDHCRPIAMKPLEGCELAYELAKCYYEYDPSLVFYP, encoded by the exons atgagaaccGTCATTGTGATCCTTTTTGTTTCGTTCGTACTCGCAGTCAACCTTCGAAGTGCCGAAAGT AGAAGAATGACCTTCGAAGAAATCAAGGAAGCTTTGCAGCCAGTCAAGAAACATTGCATCGAGAGAGTGGGAACTGATATAA AGTTGATCGATAACGCAAACAAAGGTAAATTCGTGCCTGACCGAAAGTTGCAGTGTTACTACAAGTGTATGCTATTGAACACAAAAGct ATGaaagatgataaaataatcgaGCAAGCATTCAAGAACAATGTAAAGCTTTTATTATTGGAGCAATTTGTAGAACCTGTCACAAAAGCGATAGATCATTGTCGTCCAATTG ccATGAAACCATTGGAAGGATGTGAGTTAGCATACGAATTAGCCAAGTGCTACTACGAATATGATCCATCG CTTGTATTTTACCCGTAA